Proteins encoded within one genomic window of Corynebacterium aurimucosum:
- a CDS encoding ABC transporter ATP-binding protein — MTTSALVLDNVIKTYGDVNAVNGLSFRAKHGEILCLLGPNGAGKTTTIEMCEGFKKPTSGHIEVLGLDPARNPDAVRSRIGIMLQGGGSYSGIKVKEMLKLSASYNENPLDPEWLLDTLGLRGVAKNSYRRLSGGQQQRLSLALAIIGRPELVFLDEPTAGMDAQSRLAVWDLIRSLRADGVTVILTTHLMDEAEALSDHVVIIDHGRLVASGTAASLTETTDIPQLNFDTATPVDLEALREVGISAEALRPLHYRLTSTVSPAVIADLATGLAAQNVVLRNLHTSHRNLEEVFLDLTGREMRS, encoded by the coding sequence GTGACTACATCAGCTCTTGTATTGGATAACGTCATTAAGACCTATGGCGACGTCAACGCAGTTAACGGGCTGAGTTTCCGCGCCAAACATGGCGAGATCCTGTGTTTGCTGGGCCCTAACGGTGCCGGAAAGACAACCACCATCGAGATGTGTGAAGGCTTCAAAAAGCCCACTTCTGGCCACATTGAAGTCTTAGGCCTTGACCCCGCTCGCAACCCTGATGCAGTGCGCTCCCGCATCGGCATCATGCTCCAAGGCGGGGGCTCCTACTCCGGCATCAAGGTCAAGGAGATGCTGAAACTCAGCGCCTCCTATAACGAAAATCCTTTGGACCCGGAGTGGCTTCTGGATACCCTCGGGCTGCGCGGGGTGGCAAAGAATAGCTACCGCCGTTTGTCCGGTGGGCAACAACAACGTCTCTCTCTCGCTCTGGCCATCATTGGTCGCCCCGAATTGGTCTTCCTCGATGAGCCCACCGCAGGCATGGATGCCCAATCGCGTCTTGCCGTCTGGGACCTTATCCGCTCTTTGCGGGCCGACGGCGTCACCGTCATCTTGACTACTCATCTCATGGACGAGGCGGAAGCGCTCAGCGACCATGTCGTCATCATCGACCACGGCCGGCTCGTAGCCAGCGGCACCGCAGCTTCCCTCACGGAGACAACCGACATCCCGCAGCTGAACTTTGATACCGCAACCCCGGTGGATCTGGAGGCCTTGCGTGAGGTCGGGATCTCCGCCGAGGCCCTTCGCCCCTTGCACTACCGACTCACCTCTACGGTCAGCCCAGCCGTTATCGCGGATCTCGCCACGGGTTTGGCCGCACAAAACGTTGTCCTCCGCAACCTGCATACCTCGCACCGCAACCTCGAAGAGGTCTTCTTGGACCTCACCGGTCGCGAGATGCGCAGCTAG
- the mptB gene encoding polyprenol phosphomannose-dependent alpha 1,6 mannosyltransferase MptB, protein MNMERGYTQSGRLHRVIWGVRDELPRMGVPGSRSALLHQDFPDSPEDADHAALGDVHRRTIAQLRTLFSLRWLGTIGALLIALGGLGAGALPVVGNPYESLPFGSLMTRMLQSASALVFIGVGFMVTAWVCMAPLVGAPLRLGKNSASASTGSTPSADPRFSHSPRVVTQSQMWRTWLGWVLPLLVTAPLFTQDIYSYLANGSIVLQGLDPYSAGPVELLGADNDLARSVPFIWANSPSPYGPVALGLAAVVSWLTNDSIIWGVVLHRVFSLFGIIAAGWASARLATRCRVSPEAALWLGILNPLTILHLVGGIHNESFMLGLALVGVELGLRAVNDEHNARWRVSGLFLASGVLISCAGMVKVTGFIGLGFVGMAAARGLVDKLGIPPVRAVLGAGVTQLLVLAASIAAVTVITGIDIGWIFGQGGAATIRSWLSATTSVGVGAGSLGMLLGLGDHTEAILSVTRTVGVIIAAGFMIRMLFATYRGAIHPVGGLGVSTFVLVVFFPVVQPWYILWAVLPLAAWANRRFFRLAVMIYSGLMSFIVLPRGLGLPPGTVFIIYLAALVTFLALAAAGWVVLRRSGVRVLD, encoded by the coding sequence ATGAATATGGAGCGCGGCTACACCCAATCGGGGCGATTGCACCGAGTCATCTGGGGTGTGCGCGATGAACTCCCCCGCATGGGAGTCCCGGGATCCCGCTCTGCGCTCCTTCACCAGGATTTTCCCGACTCCCCCGAAGATGCAGATCACGCCGCGCTTGGCGACGTTCACCGCCGCACCATAGCCCAGCTGCGCACACTTTTTAGCCTGAGATGGCTCGGAACCATTGGAGCCTTACTCATTGCGCTTGGCGGCCTAGGTGCCGGTGCCCTGCCCGTCGTGGGTAACCCTTATGAGTCATTGCCCTTTGGCTCGCTCATGACGCGAATGCTGCAATCAGCATCCGCCCTTGTCTTCATTGGTGTCGGATTCATGGTGACGGCCTGGGTATGCATGGCCCCGTTGGTGGGTGCACCGCTGCGCTTGGGCAAGAACTCGGCGAGCGCAAGTACAGGCTCAACACCTAGCGCAGATCCGCGGTTTAGCCACTCCCCGCGAGTAGTCACGCAAAGTCAGATGTGGCGAACATGGTTGGGATGGGTTCTCCCCTTGCTCGTCACCGCGCCGCTGTTTACCCAAGACATCTACTCTTATCTCGCCAACGGCTCCATCGTGCTTCAAGGGCTCGATCCCTATTCCGCGGGCCCCGTGGAACTTTTGGGCGCAGATAATGATCTTGCCCGGTCCGTCCCCTTCATTTGGGCAAACTCCCCTTCCCCCTACGGCCCCGTAGCCTTGGGCTTGGCAGCTGTCGTGAGCTGGCTGACCAACGATTCCATCATTTGGGGTGTGGTGCTGCACCGCGTGTTTTCTCTTTTCGGCATCATCGCTGCCGGCTGGGCCAGTGCACGGCTTGCTACCCGATGCCGTGTATCCCCCGAGGCGGCGCTGTGGCTGGGCATCCTTAACCCCTTGACCATCCTTCACCTCGTCGGCGGAATCCACAATGAATCCTTCATGTTGGGGTTGGCTCTCGTCGGTGTAGAGCTGGGCCTGCGGGCGGTCAATGACGAGCACAACGCCCGATGGCGAGTGTCGGGGTTGTTTCTAGCCTCGGGTGTCCTTATTTCTTGCGCGGGCATGGTCAAGGTCACCGGCTTCATTGGCCTAGGCTTTGTTGGCATGGCGGCGGCTCGCGGGCTCGTCGACAAGCTCGGCATCCCCCCAGTGCGGGCGGTGCTTGGCGCTGGCGTGACCCAATTGCTGGTGCTCGCAGCGTCCATCGCCGCTGTCACTGTCATTACGGGGATCGACATAGGTTGGATTTTCGGTCAGGGCGGCGCAGCAACTATCCGTTCCTGGCTGTCTGCGACAACCTCCGTGGGTGTCGGCGCCGGCTCCCTGGGGATGCTGCTAGGTTTAGGCGATCACACCGAAGCCATCCTCAGCGTCACCCGTACCGTGGGCGTCATTATCGCCGCCGGTTTCATGATCCGCATGCTGTTTGCCACCTACCGCGGCGCAATCCACCCAGTGGGTGGTCTGGGAGTGTCCACCTTTGTGCTCGTGGTGTTTTTCCCCGTTGTCCAACCCTGGTACATCCTGTGGGCCGTGTTGCCGCTCGCCGCGTGGGCTAACCGCCGCTTTTTCCGCTTGGCCGTCATGATCTATTCCGGATTGATGAGCTTCATCGTCCTGCCCCGCGGACTCGGGCTTCCTCCCGGGACGGTATTCATCATCTACCTCGCCGCCCTGGTGACCTTCCTCGCGCTCGCCGCTGCGGGGTGGGTTGTATTGCGACGCTCAGGCGTCCGTGTCCTAGACTAA
- a CDS encoding COX15/CtaA family protein, whose amino-acid sequence MSTANVSSQRPLAPAGVASGPSLKMQRTIALILLFCQGGITVSGSIVRVTGSGLGCVTWPNCHPGSLVPIEGAAPMLHQAIEFGNRLLTFVVAAAAIASIVVVHKAQRRKELKVYAWAGLAGIVVQALIGALSVVLKLSWWSVAVHFLPSMVLVWIAAMLFSRINEPDDGTPTRLFPAAVRTLAVVATVALSIVLLTGTFVTGSGTHSGDAGVGMEGRLGVDTYGMAIIHAVCMYVYLALTLIVVFLLHRTGAPKVAKKAGWVLIACIVIQWAIGVTQFYLHIPRWTVPFHVGMSSVVTAFTALLWAHGLRRVGNEDGTTASTSQRGGENVPAAHS is encoded by the coding sequence GTGAGTACCGCAAATGTTTCTTCTCAACGTCCCCTCGCGCCTGCCGGCGTGGCCTCTGGCCCGTCGCTGAAGATGCAGCGCACTATCGCCCTCATCCTTCTGTTCTGTCAGGGCGGCATTACGGTATCGGGCTCCATTGTGCGCGTCACCGGCTCCGGCCTTGGTTGCGTTACCTGGCCCAACTGCCACCCCGGTTCCTTGGTGCCCATTGAGGGTGCGGCCCCCATGCTCCACCAAGCCATTGAGTTTGGAAACCGCCTGCTGACCTTCGTTGTCGCGGCGGCTGCCATCGCCAGCATCGTGGTCGTTCACAAGGCGCAGCGCCGCAAGGAGCTCAAGGTCTATGCCTGGGCGGGGCTCGCCGGCATCGTGGTGCAGGCACTCATTGGCGCTCTGTCAGTCGTGCTGAAGCTTTCTTGGTGGAGTGTGGCTGTGCATTTCCTCCCGTCGATGGTCTTGGTGTGGATCGCGGCCATGCTGTTCTCCCGCATTAATGAACCCGATGACGGCACTCCCACTCGCCTCTTCCCCGCCGCGGTGCGCACCCTCGCGGTGGTGGCCACTGTGGCCCTGTCCATCGTTCTGCTGACGGGCACCTTTGTCACTGGCTCGGGTACCCACTCCGGTGATGCCGGTGTGGGCATGGAGGGCCGCCTCGGCGTGGACACCTATGGCATGGCCATCATTCACGCGGTCTGCATGTACGTCTACTTAGCGCTGACGCTCATCGTGGTCTTCCTCTTGCACCGCACCGGCGCTCCCAAGGTGGCGAAGAAGGCCGGCTGGGTGCTCATTGCCTGCATCGTCATACAGTGGGCTATCGGTGTCACCCAGTTCTACCTCCACATCCCCCGCTGGACCGTTCCCTTCCACGTGGGCATGTCCTCAGTGGTCACGGCCTTCACCGCCTTGCTGTGGGCGCATGGCTTGCGCCGCGTCGGCAACGAGGATGGCACAACTGCCAGCACCTCCCAGCGCGGTGGCGAGAACGTCCCCGCCGCCCACAGCTAA
- a CDS encoding helix-turn-helix transcriptional regulator: MTKELPRETRSTEGDTRRHVMLLLLKDGPVTASYLGERLGLSAAGIRRHLDILVEEGLTEVVHRRPPARPGQTVGRGRPAKHFRLTDQGRAQFGHAYDQLAAEALTALREAGGPEAVRRFAKARFERLVEDVTPLVQDEESVPEVARQLAEVLDAHGYAATVTSVGNGVQICQHHCPVAHVATEHPELCEAEQEVFSALLGKHVQPLASIADGHGICTTNIPLTPVPPASAEREEN, encoded by the coding sequence GTGACGAAGGAGTTGCCAAGGGAAACTCGCTCTACAGAGGGCGATACCCGCCGACACGTCATGCTGTTGCTTCTCAAGGACGGTCCGGTAACGGCGTCGTATTTGGGTGAACGTCTCGGTCTCTCTGCGGCCGGCATCCGTCGGCACTTAGACATTCTGGTGGAGGAAGGACTCACCGAGGTGGTGCACCGCCGCCCGCCAGCCCGTCCCGGGCAAACAGTAGGCCGCGGTCGCCCCGCCAAGCATTTCCGCCTTACGGATCAAGGGCGCGCCCAATTTGGTCACGCCTATGACCAGTTGGCGGCGGAAGCACTCACAGCGCTGCGAGAAGCGGGTGGTCCGGAAGCAGTCCGCCGCTTTGCCAAGGCGCGATTCGAACGCCTCGTAGAGGACGTGACACCTTTGGTACAGGATGAGGAATCTGTTCCGGAGGTGGCTCGTCAGCTAGCTGAGGTGCTCGATGCGCATGGCTACGCGGCCACGGTGACGTCGGTGGGCAACGGAGTACAGATTTGCCAGCACCACTGCCCGGTTGCCCACGTGGCCACCGAGCACCCGGAGTTGTGTGAAGCTGAACAGGAAGTCTTCTCCGCGCTATTAGGCAAACATGTGCAGCCCTTAGCCTCCATCGCGGATGGCCATGGAATCTGCACCACGAATATCCCCTTAACTCCCGTTCCACCAGCTTCGGCGGAGCGGGAAGAA
- a CDS encoding heme o synthase — protein sequence METIKAYFALTKPRIIELLLVAAIPAMLQAQRGFEAVSSNFWLIVSTIFGGWMGAAAAHTFNNVVDYEIDQKMQRTRARPLVRKTISRRNAAIFAWVMLALSVFWLGVLAHSWLAAFFVLLTNFFYVIVYTKFLKMRNSQNIVWGGLAGCMPAMVGWAVIRDNAPAGEPDRWWQAVVLFLIIFFWTPPHTWALAMKYKEDYRKAGVPMLPVVAGEVEVTRQIVWYTIGTVIVTFLIIPAASWIYLVAAVASGAVFLWMAIRLHQGVKKGAKVKPMRLFIYSNNYLSVLFIGLSIDAVVGWEPIGRMLGWSAALF from the coding sequence TTGGAGACCATCAAGGCCTATTTTGCGCTAACGAAACCGAGGATCATTGAACTCCTCCTCGTGGCAGCAATCCCGGCTATGCTCCAGGCCCAGCGTGGATTCGAGGCGGTGTCCTCAAACTTCTGGCTCATCGTATCCACCATCTTTGGCGGATGGATGGGTGCCGCTGCGGCCCACACGTTCAACAACGTCGTGGACTATGAGATTGACCAGAAGATGCAGCGCACTCGTGCTCGGCCGCTGGTGCGCAAGACTATTTCGCGTCGCAATGCCGCCATTTTTGCTTGGGTCATGCTCGCACTATCCGTCTTCTGGCTGGGCGTGCTGGCGCATTCCTGGCTGGCGGCGTTCTTCGTGCTGCTGACTAACTTCTTCTATGTCATCGTCTACACGAAGTTCCTTAAGATGCGAAACTCCCAGAACATTGTCTGGGGTGGCCTAGCAGGCTGTATGCCCGCCATGGTGGGCTGGGCGGTGATCCGGGATAACGCACCGGCGGGGGAGCCTGACCGTTGGTGGCAAGCCGTAGTCTTGTTCCTCATCATCTTCTTCTGGACCCCGCCTCATACGTGGGCGCTGGCGATGAAATACAAGGAGGACTACCGCAAGGCCGGGGTGCCGATGCTGCCCGTCGTTGCCGGGGAGGTGGAAGTTACCCGCCAGATTGTGTGGTACACCATCGGCACGGTTATCGTGACCTTCCTTATTATCCCGGCAGCCTCCTGGATCTACTTGGTGGCCGCGGTGGCCTCCGGTGCGGTCTTCTTATGGATGGCAATCCGCCTCCACCAAGGCGTGAAGAAGGGCGCAAAGGTCAAGCCCATGCGCCTATTCATCTACTCCAATAACTATCTCTCAGTCCTCTTCATTGGGCTGTCTATCGACGCCGTCGTGGGCTGGGAACCCATCGGTCGCATGCTGGGCTGGTCGGCCGCCCTCTTCTAA
- a CDS encoding ABC transporter permease yields MSTFAPGTFSPHPQRVGVAAMARAQGAIESKLMLRHGEQQLLSIIIPLAILIGAAKLKDTTGHGVDEVFPMVLAVAATSSGFTGQAISLAFDRRYGALKRTGASGVPAWAIVVGKILGVLSMVVLQVLVLGTVAAILGLRVSAGGAAIGVLTLALGVATFTALGLLLGGTFSSEVVLAVANLIWFLLLGAVGWAMFSQGLGDNGVLTLVPTVAMAAGLDTALNGSFPGIELLVLVVWAAVASFAAVRWFRFEG; encoded by the coding sequence ATGAGCACCTTCGCACCCGGCACTTTTAGCCCGCACCCGCAGCGCGTCGGCGTAGCGGCCATGGCGCGTGCCCAAGGGGCTATCGAATCCAAACTGATGCTGCGGCACGGCGAGCAACAGTTACTGAGCATCATTATCCCGCTCGCTATCCTGATCGGCGCCGCGAAGCTGAAGGACACTACCGGGCATGGTGTGGATGAGGTTTTCCCCATGGTGCTGGCCGTTGCAGCGACCTCCTCCGGTTTCACAGGTCAGGCCATCTCCTTGGCCTTCGACCGTCGCTATGGTGCACTGAAGCGCACCGGCGCATCGGGCGTTCCTGCCTGGGCCATCGTGGTGGGAAAGATTCTCGGCGTGCTCTCCATGGTGGTGCTCCAGGTCCTTGTGCTCGGCACTGTCGCAGCTATCCTCGGCTTGCGAGTTTCTGCTGGGGGCGCTGCCATCGGCGTGCTGACCTTGGCGTTAGGAGTGGCCACGTTTACAGCCTTGGGACTGCTGCTGGGCGGAACCTTTAGCTCTGAGGTAGTCCTGGCAGTGGCCAACCTGATTTGGTTTCTCCTTCTCGGGGCCGTCGGGTGGGCGATGTTTTCCCAGGGTCTCGGCGACAACGGGGTGCTCACGCTGGTGCCCACGGTGGCCATGGCTGCTGGTCTGGATACCGCCCTCAACGGTTCTTTCCCGGGCATTGAGCTCCTTGTCCTCGTGGTGTGGGCAGCAGTGGCGTCGTTTGCCGCGGTGCGTTGGTTCCGCTTCGAGGGCTAA
- a CDS encoding quinone oxidoreductase family protein, producing the protein MHAIQVTTTGGPEVLTYAEVESPTPTKEQLLVDVSVAGVNYIDTYYREGIYNASVPFIIGLEGTGRVVHDPQGEIAPGTMVAWDHAFGSYAEQVCVPRDRVVAVPDEIPSAVAGSMLLQGMTAHYLTHGVYQLGEGASCLITAGAGGVGLILTQMAKALGATVYSVVSTDEKEELAYGAGADHVFRYSSGLAEQVRRHNGGRGVDVVYDGVGKATFGESLEVVRPRGTVALFGAASGPVPPMDPQLLNKHGSIFLTRPSLGAWTSQEGEFQMRAQAVVQAVIDGDLDFRISAEYPLAEAAQAHRDLQERKTTGSIVLRVRED; encoded by the coding sequence ATGCATGCTATTCAGGTGACCACGACCGGAGGGCCCGAGGTCCTCACCTACGCCGAGGTAGAATCCCCCACGCCGACGAAGGAGCAGCTGCTTGTCGACGTCTCCGTGGCCGGTGTCAACTACATCGACACCTACTACCGCGAAGGCATCTACAACGCCTCCGTGCCGTTCATCATCGGGCTCGAGGGAACCGGACGCGTTGTGCACGACCCCCAGGGGGAAATCGCCCCGGGCACGATGGTGGCCTGGGATCACGCTTTCGGCTCCTATGCGGAGCAAGTCTGCGTGCCGCGCGACCGCGTGGTGGCCGTCCCCGACGAGATTCCTTCCGCCGTCGCAGGTTCCATGCTCCTCCAGGGCATGACGGCGCACTACCTCACCCACGGTGTCTATCAGCTGGGGGAAGGTGCGTCCTGCCTCATTACCGCCGGTGCGGGCGGCGTGGGCTTAATCCTCACCCAGATGGCCAAGGCCCTGGGCGCCACCGTCTATTCCGTGGTTTCCACCGATGAGAAGGAAGAGCTGGCCTACGGCGCGGGTGCAGACCACGTGTTCCGCTACAGCAGTGGCTTGGCAGAGCAGGTACGTCGTCACAATGGCGGGCGCGGCGTCGACGTGGTCTACGATGGCGTCGGCAAAGCCACCTTCGGTGAATCCCTTGAGGTTGTGCGGCCGCGCGGCACGGTAGCGCTCTTCGGCGCCGCGTCGGGCCCCGTCCCGCCGATGGACCCGCAGCTGCTGAACAAGCACGGCTCCATCTTCCTCACCCGCCCCTCGCTCGGTGCTTGGACCTCCCAGGAAGGCGAGTTCCAGATGCGCGCCCAGGCAGTGGTGCAGGCGGTCATCGATGGCGACCTCGACTTCCGCATCTCGGCGGAATATCCGCTCGCCGAAGCCGCTCAGGCCCACCGCGACCTCCAAGAGCGCAAAACCACCGGCTCCATCGTTCTGCGCGTAAGAGAAGACTAG